The following coding sequences are from one Sphingomonadaceae bacterium OTU29LAMAA1 window:
- the dnaA gene encoding chromosomal replication initiator protein DnaA: protein MAVTESEAQRAWARVRSNLRESAGARLFEQWLKPMELIEDGDADTIRLGLPSAFMTNWVRNHYADRLMLEFRALLPNVRGVSIETRVAAPVAVKLVAETSAPVAPAPPPSFQAALPLSVSVAAKPAAERPTLDARFIFDRFVVDAANRVAFNAARALAEPGVPRFSPLFLHSGTGQGKTHLMHAIGHAFLAQHPDATVICMSAERFMFDFVAAMRARDTHSFKQRLRGADLLLIDDLQFIAGKDATQEEFFHTVNEIMSAGKRLVISADRCPQALDGVEARIVSRMSVGLVADIKAPDLTLRRTILDRKLADLPEAKVPVEVLDLLAARIHANIRELEGALNRVVAYAQLTGDSIDMDFAVATLGDVLRGAQRRVTIDEIQKLVSQHFELKPLDLVSARRSRAVARPRQIAMYLAKRLTTRSLPEIGRKFGGRDHSTVIHAVRKIEELRDQDRDIDAAVRTLMRELEA, encoded by the coding sequence ATGGCGGTGACGGAGAGCGAGGCGCAGCGCGCCTGGGCCCGCGTCCGCAGCAACCTGCGTGAATCGGCCGGCGCGCGACTGTTCGAGCAATGGCTGAAGCCGATGGAACTGATCGAGGACGGCGATGCCGACACGATCCGCCTCGGCCTGCCGTCCGCGTTCATGACCAACTGGGTCCGCAATCACTACGCCGACCGGCTGATGCTGGAATTCCGGGCGCTGCTGCCGAACGTGCGCGGCGTGTCGATCGAGACGCGGGTCGCGGCACCGGTCGCGGTCAAGCTGGTGGCTGAGACGTCTGCTCCCGTGGCGCCTGCGCCGCCGCCATCGTTCCAGGCGGCACTGCCGCTCTCCGTCAGCGTTGCCGCCAAGCCCGCCGCCGAACGGCCCACCCTCGATGCGCGCTTCATCTTCGACCGGTTCGTCGTCGATGCCGCCAACCGCGTTGCGTTCAATGCCGCCCGGGCGCTCGCCGAACCCGGTGTGCCGCGGTTCAGCCCGCTGTTTCTCCATTCGGGAACGGGGCAGGGCAAGACGCATCTGATGCACGCGATCGGCCATGCCTTTCTGGCGCAGCACCCCGACGCCACCGTCATCTGCATGTCGGCGGAGCGCTTCATGTTCGATTTCGTCGCGGCGATGCGGGCACGCGACACGCACAGCTTCAAGCAGCGGCTGCGGGGTGCCGACCTGTTGCTGATCGATGACCTGCAATTCATCGCCGGCAAGGACGCGACGCAGGAAGAGTTCTTCCACACCGTCAACGAGATCATGAGCGCGGGCAAGCGGCTGGTGATCTCCGCCGATCGCTGCCCGCAGGCGCTGGACGGTGTCGAGGCACGGATCGTCAGCCGCATGTCGGTAGGGCTGGTGGCGGACATCAAGGCGCCCGACCTCACGTTGCGGCGCACGATACTGGACAGGAAGCTCGCAGACCTGCCGGAGGCGAAGGTCCCGGTGGAGGTGCTGGACCTGCTGGCGGCGCGTATCCACGCCAACATCCGCGAACTGGAAGGCGCGCTGAACCGGGTGGTCGCCTATGCGCAGTTGACCGGGGACAGCATCGATATGGATTTCGCGGTGGCGACACTGGGCGACGTCCTGCGCGGCGCTCAGCGGCGGGTGACGATCGACGAGATCCAGAAGCTGGTCAGCCAGCACTTCGAGCTGAAGCCGCTCGATCTGGTGTCTGCGCGACGGAGCCGTGCGGTGGCACGGCCGCGCCAGATCGCGATGTATCTGGCCAAGCGCCTGACGACGCGGTCGCTGCCCGAGATCGGGCGCAAGTTCGGCGGGCGGGATCATTCGACCGTAATTCACGCGGTGCGCAAGATCGAGGAATTGCGCGATCAGGATCGCGATATCGATGCGGCGGTGCGGACGTTGATGCGGGAGCTGGAGGCCTGA
- a CDS encoding DUF559 domain-containing protein, whose product MQRTPPELTSAARRLRNEATPAERRLWSVLRDHRPRFTRQLVVSHYILDIACRSLNIGIELDGGHHGDMMEKDADRTAYLAWQGWTILRFWNSDVMANLDGVYREIIDAVSHAATHPQPLPFREGS is encoded by the coding sequence ATGCAGCGCACGCCCCCGGAACTGACGTCAGCGGCAAGACGCCTCCGCAATGAAGCAACCCCAGCCGAACGCCGCCTGTGGAGCGTCCTCCGCGACCATAGGCCCCGCTTCACGAGGCAACTGGTCGTCAGCCATTACATTCTGGATATCGCCTGCCGCTCGCTCAATATCGGCATAGAACTCGACGGCGGCCATCACGGCGACATGATGGAAAAGGATGCCGACCGCACCGCATATCTAGCATGGCAAGGCTGGACGATCCTGCGCTTCTGGAACAGCGACGTGATGGCGAATCTCGATGGCGTCTATCGGGAGATCATTGACGCCGTCTCGCATGCGGCGACCCACCCCCAACCCCTCCCTTTCAGGGAGGGGAGCTAG
- the trpS gene encoding tryptophan--tRNA ligase — protein MPAKRVVSGIKPTGNLHLGNYLGAVKQWVAMQDAIQAEGGETLYFIADLHGLTEFIPPADLRAQTIEMTATLVAAGIDPDSSILFNQARVPAHSELSWLLNNVARVGWLNRMTQFKDKAGKNREGASVGLYDYPVLMAADVLLYNATHVPVGDDQKQHLELARDIATKFNGDYATELFTLPEPLVSAAAPRIMSLRDASAKMSKSNPSEQSVVKLIDSDETIAEKFKKAKTDPGMLPDSIDELADRPEAKNLLTIFAALADRTPTDVLADYAGKGFGAFKPDLADLAVTKLGPIRNEMTRLLDDRAAIDAILNKGAEKARDLAAPVLRQAQQAMGLVL, from the coding sequence ATGCCCGCTAAACGCGTCGTCTCCGGTATCAAACCGACCGGTAACCTCCACCTCGGCAATTACCTCGGCGCGGTGAAGCAATGGGTCGCGATGCAGGACGCGATCCAGGCGGAGGGCGGCGAGACGCTGTACTTCATCGCCGACCTGCACGGGCTGACCGAATTCATCCCCCCCGCCGACCTGCGCGCGCAGACGATCGAGATGACCGCGACGCTGGTCGCGGCCGGCATCGATCCCGACAGTTCGATCCTGTTCAACCAGGCGCGCGTGCCGGCGCACAGCGAGCTATCATGGCTGCTCAACAACGTCGCCCGCGTCGGATGGCTCAACCGCATGACGCAGTTCAAGGACAAGGCAGGCAAGAACCGCGAAGGCGCCAGCGTCGGCCTGTACGACTACCCCGTCCTGATGGCGGCCGACGTCCTGCTCTACAATGCGACGCACGTACCGGTCGGTGACGACCAGAAACAGCACCTCGAACTCGCCCGCGACATCGCGACCAAGTTCAACGGCGATTACGCGACGGAGCTGTTCACCCTGCCAGAGCCTTTGGTCAGCGCCGCCGCCCCGCGGATCATGAGCCTGCGCGATGCCTCGGCCAAGATGTCCAAGTCGAACCCGTCCGAACAATCCGTGGTCAAGCTGATCGATTCGGACGAAACGATCGCCGAGAAGTTCAAGAAGGCGAAGACCGACCCCGGCATGCTGCCCGACTCGATCGACGAGCTGGCCGACCGCCCCGAAGCGAAGAACCTGCTGACGATCTTTGCCGCACTGGCGGATCGCACGCCGACGGACGTGCTGGCGGACTATGCCGGCAAGGGCTTCGGCGCGTTCAAACCCGATCTCGCCGACCTCGCCGTGACGAAGCTCGGCCCGATCCGCAACGAAATGACTCGCCTGCTCGACGATCGCGCCGCGATCGACGCCATCCTGAACAAGGGCGCGGAAAAGGCCCGCGACTTGGCGGCTCCGGTCTTGCGTCAGGCACAGCAAGCGATGGGACTGGTTCTCTAA
- the murJ gene encoding murein biosynthesis integral membrane protein MurJ, which produces MNLTKALGSVGGLTLASRILGLLRDSLFFRFVGAGFASDAFMIAFRLPNLFRALFAEGAFSAAFIPMFNRKVAEGDKAAEGTGIANGIAFAEDALSILLPILIVMTAVMELAAWPVTYALSGGFNGVDPKQFDFAVQLARLTFPYLLFISLVSLLGGILNSLHKFWVNAAAPILLNATLIAALLFFHDDVPLLTARNQAIAVTVSGALQLLWLWYACRRAGVTLRLKLPRLGPDVKRLLALIGPAAAGAGAVQINLVVSTALAARLLPSGSVSYIYAADRLNQLPLGLIGIGLGTVLLPTISRLLGRGEEAAAMATQNRGMELALLLTLPATVALVICGTPIAAALFQHGKFDATDTLFTAQALAAFSIGLPSYILVKVLTPGYYARSDTKTPVRYATISMGVNLALNLALIVPLKHMGPPLATAIASTVNVALLYRTLAKRGQFVPDAQLKRRAPRLLVAALLMGGVMFFLNDLFQPYTTGANLARWGAMVVLVGTGMLVYAAAVFVTGALRPADIRQLLRSKS; this is translated from the coding sequence GTGAACCTGACGAAGGCGCTCGGCTCGGTCGGCGGGCTGACGCTCGCCAGCCGGATACTGGGCTTACTGCGCGATTCGCTGTTCTTCCGCTTCGTCGGAGCGGGCTTCGCCTCGGACGCGTTCATGATCGCGTTCCGCCTGCCCAACCTGTTTCGCGCCTTGTTCGCGGAGGGCGCCTTCTCCGCCGCCTTCATCCCGATGTTCAACCGCAAGGTGGCAGAGGGTGACAAGGCGGCGGAAGGGACCGGCATCGCGAACGGCATCGCCTTTGCCGAAGACGCGCTGTCGATCCTGCTGCCGATCCTGATCGTGATGACCGCGGTGATGGAACTTGCCGCATGGCCCGTCACCTACGCTTTGTCGGGCGGGTTCAACGGCGTCGATCCGAAGCAGTTCGACTTTGCGGTCCAGCTTGCACGGCTGACCTTTCCCTACCTGCTGTTCATCAGCCTCGTCTCGCTGCTCGGCGGCATCCTCAATTCGCTGCACAAGTTCTGGGTCAACGCAGCTGCGCCGATCCTGCTGAACGCCACGCTGATCGCGGCATTGCTGTTCTTCCACGACGACGTGCCGCTGCTCACCGCGCGCAACCAGGCGATCGCCGTCACCGTCTCGGGCGCGCTCCAGTTGCTGTGGCTCTGGTACGCCTGCCGCCGCGCCGGGGTAACGCTGCGGCTCAAGCTGCCGCGGCTCGGGCCGGACGTGAAGCGGCTACTGGCACTGATCGGCCCCGCCGCAGCGGGCGCGGGTGCCGTGCAGATCAACCTCGTCGTATCGACCGCGCTCGCTGCGCGCCTGCTGCCGTCCGGCTCCGTGTCGTACATCTACGCCGCCGATCGCCTCAACCAGCTGCCGCTCGGGCTGATCGGCATCGGCCTCGGCACCGTCCTGCTGCCGACCATCTCGCGCCTGCTCGGCCGCGGCGAGGAAGCCGCCGCCATGGCGACACAGAACCGCGGTATGGAGCTGGCACTGCTGCTCACCCTGCCCGCCACGGTCGCGCTGGTGATCTGCGGCACCCCGATCGCAGCCGCGCTGTTCCAGCATGGCAAGTTCGACGCCACCGACACGTTGTTCACCGCCCAAGCGCTCGCCGCCTTCTCGATCGGCCTGCCGTCGTACATCCTCGTGAAGGTGCTGACGCCGGGCTATTATGCCCGCTCGGACACCAAGACGCCGGTCCGCTACGCCACCATATCGATGGGCGTGAACCTCGCGCTCAACCTCGCGCTGATCGTACCCCTGAAGCACATGGGGCCACCACTCGCCACCGCGATCGCCAGCACGGTCAACGTCGCCCTCCTCTACCGCACGCTCGCCAAGCGCGGCCAGTTCGTCCCCGACGCCCAACTGAAGCGCCGCGCGCCGCGCCTGTTGGTCGCCGCACTGCTGATGGGCGGCGTCATGTTCTTCCTCAACGACCTGTTCCAGCCCTACACCACCGGCGCGAACCTCGCCCGCTGGGGCGCGATGGTCGTGCTGGTCGGCACCGGCATGCTCGTCTATGCCGCTGCGGTGTTCGTGACCGGGGCATTACGCCCGGCGGACATCCGCCAGCTTCTCCGTTCCAAGTCCTGA
- the secB gene encoding protein-export chaperone SecB, translated as MADQDNGTTIDTQPMTNGEDTAPAAGLISQYVKDLSFENPNAPAIFQNPNPPAIDVQFNIGTAQVGEEVHEVLLKIDVKAEADGQTAFIVDLTYAGLFGLRNVPADAIQPFLLGEAPRLLFPFARRVLADCVRDGGFPPLLLEPIDFAQLYLQQADQNGGGGAFQVGDIGHA; from the coding sequence ATGGCCGACCAGGACAACGGCACCACGATCGACACGCAGCCGATGACCAACGGCGAAGACACCGCGCCGGCGGCCGGCCTGATCTCCCAATACGTCAAGGACCTGTCATTCGAGAACCCGAACGCACCGGCGATCTTCCAGAACCCGAACCCGCCCGCGATCGACGTGCAGTTCAACATCGGCACTGCGCAGGTCGGCGAGGAGGTGCACGAGGTCCTGCTGAAGATCGATGTCAAGGCAGAGGCCGATGGCCAGACCGCCTTCATCGTTGACCTGACCTATGCGGGTCTGTTCGGCCTGCGCAACGTGCCCGCCGACGCGATCCAGCCGTTCCTGCTCGGCGAAGCGCCGCGCCTGCTGTTCCCCTTCGCACGCCGTGTCCTCGCCGATTGCGTTCGCGACGGCGGCTTCCCGCCGCTGCTGCTCGAGCCGATCGACTTCGCGCAGCTCTACCTGCAGCAGGCCGACCAGAACGGCGGCGGTGGCGCGTTTCAGGTCGGCGACATCGGTCACGCCTGA
- a CDS encoding Tim44/TimA family putative adaptor protein: MFYVVLLAMVAAFLALRLYSVLGKRTGHEQQPLPRAAEDRPSAVPVAPRPIDAAPEARDPVSRNIEPRAEAGLRAIIAGEQGFDVSQFIGGAQAAYRMTLEAFWAGDEAALADLAEPDVVQAFGEAIAARREAGETLENRLVSIERAVISDASLDGREARITMRFDADIAAVTRDAEGNVIAGSLTDAVETHDVWTFARTLKSRDPNWKLADTDEE, from the coding sequence GTGTTCTACGTAGTTCTTCTTGCGATGGTGGCGGCCTTTCTGGCGCTGCGTCTTTACAGCGTGCTCGGCAAGCGTACCGGCCACGAACAACAGCCGTTGCCGCGCGCGGCGGAGGATCGCCCCTCGGCCGTTCCGGTCGCCCCGCGTCCGATCGATGCGGCGCCCGAGGCACGCGATCCGGTCAGCCGCAACATCGAACCGCGCGCCGAAGCCGGCCTGCGCGCGATCATCGCGGGCGAGCAGGGCTTCGACGTCAGCCAGTTCATCGGCGGCGCACAGGCTGCATATCGCATGACTCTCGAGGCCTTCTGGGCAGGCGACGAGGCGGCGCTGGCCGATCTTGCCGAACCGGATGTCGTGCAGGCGTTCGGCGAAGCCATCGCGGCGCGCCGCGAGGCGGGCGAGACGCTCGAGAACCGGCTGGTGTCGATCGAGCGCGCGGTGATATCGGATGCTTCGCTCGACGGACGCGAGGCCCGGATCACGATGCGGTTCGACGCCGACATCGCTGCGGTGACGCGGGACGCCGAGGGGAACGTGATCGCCGGGTCGCTGACCGATGCGGTCGAGACGCACGACGTATGGACGTTCGCCCGGACGCTGAAGAGTCGCGATCCGAACTGGAAGCTGGCAGACACCGACGAGGAGTAG
- a CDS encoding MltA domain-containing protein, with translation MTGNRIFASIALALVLSACGGRVVPLATGNASIGQPSRDAATPPGRPAPRPSAPGQQIASGRGFDGRIQAAVPMLAAPVIAHAGATTAASAGIVPGPSVDALPITDAQAESARLAFLSSCPGLMRRTDASGLTRGADWQQACAAAASVPRGSARDFFIRYFEAVQVGDGKAFATGYYEPEIAASRERRAGYEVPIYARPNDLVDVDLGQFSDALKGKKIRGRVSGTNLVPYYDRAAIDTGVLDGKAPVLAWGADEAAVFFLQIQGSGRLRLPNGEIMRVGYDTQNGRDYTGIGALMKARGLLQPGQTSMQGIVAWLHAHPAEGRAIMQENKSFVFFRELNTPPVGAMGYVVNGGVSAAADVKYVPLGAPVFLSMDRQDASGLWVAQDTGGAIKGSNRFDTFWGAGATAEATAGGMAARGTAFLLLPTGTLARTQGVQYGAGQYGAGAGAPAQR, from the coding sequence ATGACCGGTAATCGCATATTCGCCAGCATCGCGCTGGCCCTTGTCCTCAGCGCTTGCGGCGGGCGCGTCGTGCCACTCGCCACCGGCAACGCATCCATCGGGCAGCCGTCTCGCGATGCTGCCACTCCGCCGGGCCGTCCGGCCCCTCGCCCCAGCGCCCCCGGTCAGCAGATTGCCAGCGGGCGCGGGTTCGATGGGCGGATCCAAGCTGCGGTGCCGATGCTGGCGGCGCCCGTGATCGCACATGCAGGTGCGACCACCGCAGCGAGTGCCGGCATCGTTCCCGGCCCGTCGGTCGATGCGCTGCCGATCACCGATGCGCAGGCGGAATCGGCACGACTGGCGTTCCTGTCGAGCTGCCCCGGCCTGATGCGACGCACCGATGCCTCCGGCCTGACGCGCGGTGCCGACTGGCAGCAAGCCTGCGCCGCGGCGGCGAGCGTGCCGCGCGGCAGTGCGCGCGACTTCTTCATCCGCTATTTCGAGGCGGTGCAGGTCGGCGATGGCAAGGCCTTCGCCACCGGCTATTACGAACCCGAAATCGCCGCCTCGCGGGAGCGTCGTGCAGGATACGAGGTGCCGATCTACGCACGACCCAACGATCTGGTCGACGTCGATCTCGGCCAGTTCAGCGACGCGCTGAAAGGCAAGAAGATCCGCGGACGCGTATCGGGCACCAACCTCGTCCCTTATTACGATCGCGCGGCGATCGACACCGGTGTGCTGGATGGCAAGGCACCTGTGCTTGCCTGGGGCGCGGACGAGGCGGCGGTGTTCTTCCTCCAGATCCAGGGATCGGGGCGCCTGCGGCTGCCGAACGGCGAGATCATGCGCGTCGGTTACGACACGCAGAACGGCCGCGATTATACCGGGATCGGTGCGCTGATGAAGGCGCGCGGACTGTTGCAGCCCGGCCAGACGTCGATGCAGGGGATCGTCGCCTGGCTGCATGCGCATCCGGCCGAGGGGCGGGCGATCATGCAGGAGAACAAGAGCTTCGTGTTCTTCCGCGAGCTGAACACGCCCCCGGTGGGTGCGATGGGCTATGTCGTCAACGGCGGGGTGAGCGCGGCCGCGGACGTGAAATACGTGCCGCTCGGTGCGCCGGTGTTCCTGTCGATGGACCGGCAGGACGCCAGCGGATTGTGGGTGGCGCAGGATACCGGCGGTGCGATCAAGGGCAGCAACCGGTTCGATACCTTCTGGGGCGCCGGCGCCACCGCGGAGGCCACGGCAGGCGGCATGGCGGCGCGGGGCACGGCATTCCTGCTGCTGCCGACGGGAACGCTCGCCCGCACGCAGGGCGTTCAATATGGCGCGGGGCAATATGGAGCGGGGGCCGGTGCGCCAGCTCAACGCTGA
- a CDS encoding Smr/MutS family protein, whose amino-acid sequence MATVKPLRPVPVVRPKPVAAPTVPVKATKPSKALTRAIAAARPVPSKPVAAVPSARQNTLDGSWDKKLTRGIVSPDSSIDLHGHNLSSAHALLDEGLSRAIARGDRVLLLVTGKPPRPESERPHARGAIRAAIADWLAASRHADAIAAVRGAHPRHGGQGALYIVLRRGR is encoded by the coding sequence ATGGCGACGGTGAAGCCGTTGCGACCGGTGCCGGTCGTGCGGCCCAAGCCCGTTGCCGCTCCGACCGTGCCGGTAAAAGCGACCAAACCATCGAAGGCGCTTACTCGCGCAATCGCGGCGGCGCGACCGGTCCCATCGAAGCCGGTCGCGGCCGTGCCCTCAGCGCGACAGAATACGCTCGATGGCAGTTGGGACAAGAAGCTGACACGCGGGATCGTCAGCCCGGATAGCTCGATCGATCTGCACGGGCATAACCTGTCATCGGCGCATGCCTTGCTGGACGAGGGATTGTCACGGGCGATCGCGCGAGGGGATCGCGTGTTGCTGCTGGTGACGGGCAAGCCGCCGCGGCCGGAGAGCGAACGGCCGCACGCGCGTGGTGCGATCCGCGCTGCAATCGCCGACTGGCTGGCAGCGTCACGGCATGCCGATGCGATCGCCGCGGTGCGCGGTGCGCATCCGCGGCATGGCGGGCAGGGAGCCTTGTACATCGTGCTGCGGCGCGGGCGGTGA
- the dapE gene encoding succinyl-diaminopimelate desuccinylase — protein sequence MIDVLALTQALLRADSVTPARGRVFDVLESALVPIGFTVDRFVVGEAPDGPVENMIALRPGGDRHLAFAGHVDVVPPGDGWTGSPWSGDVHGGLLHGRGAVDMKGAVAAFAAAASRATGPTLSMLITGDEEGPATYGTPVLIERMAARGIAPDLCLVGEPTSVARLGDMAKIGRRGSVNVWIDVPGRQGHVAYPHLADNPAGKLAQALAALQAMGLDHGNAWFQPSNLEITDITVGNPAHNVIPARASARLNIRFNDEQRGADLIDRVRAIVHEHAPAAVVEGKVSGEAFLTEPGAFTALMSAAIEAQTGLVPELSTSGGTSDARFLSKLCPTVEFGLINATMHQVDEAVAVADLETLTAIYADVIARLTT from the coding sequence TTGATCGACGTTCTCGCGCTGACGCAGGCCCTGCTGCGGGCGGACAGTGTGACACCGGCCCGCGGGCGCGTATTCGACGTGCTCGAATCCGCACTGGTGCCGATCGGCTTTACGGTGGATCGCTTCGTCGTCGGCGAAGCGCCCGATGGCCCTGTCGAGAACATGATCGCGCTGCGCCCGGGCGGGGACCGGCATCTGGCCTTTGCCGGTCATGTCGACGTCGTGCCCCCCGGCGATGGCTGGACCGGTTCGCCCTGGTCCGGCGACGTGCACGGCGGCCTGCTCCACGGGCGCGGCGCGGTCGATATGAAAGGCGCCGTCGCCGCTTTTGCCGCAGCCGCCTCGCGTGCGACGGGCCCGACGCTCAGTATGCTCATCACCGGCGACGAAGAGGGTCCGGCGACCTATGGCACGCCGGTATTGATCGAACGGATGGCGGCGCGCGGCATCGCGCCCGACCTGTGCCTCGTCGGCGAACCCACGTCGGTGGCACGTCTCGGCGACATGGCGAAGATCGGCCGGCGCGGATCGGTGAACGTCTGGATCGACGTACCCGGCCGGCAAGGTCATGTCGCCTACCCGCACCTCGCCGACAATCCGGCGGGCAAGCTGGCGCAGGCGCTGGCGGCATTGCAGGCTATGGGTCTCGATCACGGCAATGCGTGGTTCCAGCCTTCGAACCTGGAGATTACCGACATCACCGTCGGCAATCCCGCGCACAACGTTATTCCGGCACGTGCCAGCGCCCGCCTCAACATCCGCTTCAACGACGAACAGCGCGGCGCGGACCTGATCGACCGGGTCCGTGCGATCGTCCACGAACACGCCCCCGCCGCAGTCGTCGAGGGTAAGGTTTCGGGTGAGGCGTTCCTGACCGAACCCGGCGCATTCACCGCGCTGATGAGCGCAGCGATCGAGGCGCAGACCGGGCTGGTGCCCGAACTGTCCACCTCGGGCGGCACCTCCGATGCGCGGTTCCTGTCGAAGCTCTGCCCGACGGTGGAATTCGGCCTGATCAACGCGACGATGCATCAGGTGGACGAGGCGGTCGCCGTCGCCGATCTGGAAACGCTGACGGCGATCTACGCCGATGTCATCGCGCGACTGACGACCTGA
- a CDS encoding glutathione S-transferase family protein: MKLIIGNKAYSSWSLRGWLACKQSGLPFDEVVVPLYDAEWDRRREGAEFAPSSGKVPILWDGEAVVWDSLAIVDYLADKVGRDRFWPKDEPARAMARSMAAEMHSSFTALRRKHAMNIRQVFPASRPDDDVLADLGRIMELWAQARARWGGDGAFLFGQFGAADIMFAPVCTRIISYQLPIARFAAAYIDAVIQHPWMQDWVAGAQEEDWVIQQYEPPSA; the protein is encoded by the coding sequence ATGAAGCTGATCATCGGTAACAAGGCCTATTCCTCCTGGTCGCTGCGTGGCTGGCTGGCCTGCAAGCAATCCGGCCTGCCGTTCGACGAGGTCGTCGTTCCGCTCTACGATGCCGAATGGGATCGCCGTCGCGAGGGCGCGGAATTCGCACCCTCGTCGGGCAAGGTGCCGATCCTGTGGGACGGCGAGGCAGTGGTGTGGGACAGTCTCGCGATCGTCGACTACCTTGCCGACAAGGTCGGGCGCGACCGCTTCTGGCCGAAGGACGAACCCGCACGTGCGATGGCGCGATCGATGGCAGCGGAAATGCACTCCAGCTTCACGGCGCTCCGTCGAAAGCACGCCATGAACATCCGGCAGGTGTTTCCGGCCAGCCGCCCCGACGACGATGTGCTCGCCGACCTCGGCCGGATCATGGAGCTCTGGGCACAGGCGCGCGCGCGCTGGGGTGGAGACGGAGCATTCCTGTTCGGCCAGTTCGGCGCGGCGGACATCATGTTCGCGCCGGTGTGCACCCGCATCATCTCCTATCAATTGCCGATCGCCCGCTTCGCTGCGGCCTATATCGACGCCGTCATCCAGCACCCGTGGATGCAGGACTGGGTCGCCGGCGCGCAGGAGGAGGATTGGGTGATCCAGCAATACGAGCCGCCGTCGGCATGA
- the yihA gene encoding ribosome biogenesis GTP-binding protein YihA/YsxC, with translation MSEDIVTPDDEGFTPELIEHARKTFAGPISFLKSAPALEHLPAPIVPEVAFAGRSNVGKSSLLNALTGRNGLARTSNTPGRTQELNFFDVGLPLSFRLVDMPGYGFAKAPKDVVKKWRFLVNDFLRGRDTLKRALVLIDSRHGIKEVDRDILEMLDKAAVSYRLVLTKADKVKATELADVMESVAAEARKRPAAHPDILATSSEGGMGIPELRAAVLEAIG, from the coding sequence GTGAGCGAGGACATCGTCACCCCGGATGACGAAGGCTTCACGCCGGAGTTGATCGAACACGCGCGCAAGACGTTCGCTGGGCCGATCAGCTTCCTGAAGTCGGCACCGGCGCTGGAGCATCTGCCCGCGCCGATCGTGCCGGAGGTTGCGTTCGCCGGGCGTTCCAACGTCGGCAAATCGTCGCTGCTCAACGCGCTGACCGGGCGCAACGGGCTGGCGCGCACGTCGAACACGCCAGGCCGGACGCAGGAGCTGAACTTCTTCGACGTCGGCCTGCCGCTGTCGTTCCGGCTGGTCGACATGCCCGGCTACGGCTTCGCCAAGGCCCCCAAGGACGTCGTCAAGAAGTGGCGGTTCCTAGTCAACGACTTCCTGCGCGGTCGCGACACGCTGAAGCGCGCGCTGGTGCTGATCGATTCACGCCACGGCATCAAGGAGGTCGATCGCGATATCCTCGAAATGCTCGACAAGGCAGCGGTCAGCTATCGCCTCGTCCTGACCAAGGCGGACAAGGTGAAGGCGACCGAACTCGCCGACGTCATGGAAAGCGTCGCTGCCGAGGCGCGCAAGCGCCCCGCCGCCCACCCCGACATCCTCGCGACGTCGAGCGAAGGCGGCATGGGCATTCCGGAACTCCGCGCAGCGGTGCTCGAAGCGATCGGCTAA